One part of the Amphiura filiformis chromosome 5, Afil_fr2py, whole genome shotgun sequence genome encodes these proteins:
- the LOC140153224 gene encoding F-box only protein 48-like, whose protein sequence is MSSRSSKPSSDFIQLLPPELAMMVLLNLDIPSLCYASQACQDWHNVIQDTEYLWKLLCDHHCVDAADIAEDRANGYSWKETVMRNFGHHAIKRKWLKGEFSNFSSFEDIPGKHMCCMDVETWGRILDLELSR, encoded by the exons ATGTCATCTCGGTCTTCTAAGCCATCCTCGGACTTCATACAGCTTCTACCACCAGAGCTGGCCATGATGGTGTTATTAAATCTTGATATACCTAGTCTATGTTATGCATCTCAAGCTTGTCAAGATTGGCATAATGTGATACAAGACACTGAATATCTATGGAAACTACTATGTGATCATCATTGTGTAGATGCTGCTGATATTGCTGAAGATAGAGCAAATGGATACTCATGGAAG GAAACTGTAATGCGAAACTTTGGTCATCATGCAATAAAGAGGAAATGGCTTAAGGGTGAATTTAGCAACTTCTCATCATTTGAAGACATCCCTGGCAAACATATGTGCTGCATGGATGTGGAAACATGGGGTAGAATACTAGACTTGGAACTAAGTCGGTAA
- the LOC140153225 gene encoding uncharacterized protein: MGGTIDKDYPKRIGGYAFEIGPPAARTILENVQPSIHVDFLTVCQKDSQDITEQDRHHLYEVCKSSPHTKILITHGTDTMIETATYLAKKQLLKTIFFTGSFLPATFKKTDADFNIGIAIGALQCTSLYNVFVAMNGCVHLWNRVQRCSETDRFVAKL; this comes from the exons atggGTG GAACGATTGACAAGGATTATCCAAAGCGTATAGGTGGTTATGCTTTTGAAATTGGTCCTCCTGCGGCCAGGACTATCTTGGAAAATGTTCAGCCATCAATTCATGTTGACTTCTTAACTGTATGCCAGAAAGATAGCCAAGATATTACAGAGCAAGATAG ACACCATCTGTATGAAGTTTGCAAGTCATCTCCACACACCAAGATTCTCATAACGCATGGCACAGATACTATGATAGAAACTGCTACTTATCTAGCAAAGAAACAATTACTAAAGACAATCTTCTTCACTGGTTCTTTTCTACCAGCTACATTTAAGAAAACAGATGCAGATTTTAATATTGGTATTGCTATAGGAGCATTACAATGTACCTCTTTATACAATGTCTTTGTTGCTATGAATGGTTGCGTGCATTTATGGAATCGTGTACAGAGATGTAGTGAAACGGATCGATTTGTGGCTAAACTTTGA
- the LOC140152233 gene encoding uncharacterized protein translates to MTTKEPISQSQRVFVPHKSNAKPSFQTFSKQSTATTTASGTSQYLPQSSSSQTTLAKSSDYSLRSGHKTPAVISKPQNTHPPVKISSSTTSSAISAGVSTMSALSKSTSSASINRTSPPSVTRVVYSTNPAINPSASNKPIPSSNKFVPFKSETKPSVANSSTVNVAPINSLHTSSHSTTGAKSSTVNVTPINSINTSSQIATNPAINPSASNTSIPSSNKFVPFKSETKPSGANNSTANVVPRNSLNTSSQRTTGANCSTANVAPISSLNASSQIATNPAIDQSASNKSTSSSNKFVPFRSAIKPSGANSTKNVAPISSILTSSQSTTGANSSTVNIAPMNSSQSTINHSKSENSNRPSASKAYVPYQKCDAPKTQCNSTQQGASGHQGITSQKSKSFVPFGKQNTSLASVHGGRSQTSGQLNSSKVYVPFKKVPHTLPSTTQASCYKPPPALHSASKSSQNIKKCSKPGQGITQIAPISSGQVSTSTAASVSFTTQSKTCPSKPAFTSSTSSKPSENGKGKSFVPFKKPQNVSGLGSKPNTSSSLYKPAIPSSQKPQSFTKHSNQFKPSMPRSHAISNTSMSTTPSTAASTGTNSSTSHSVSNVNPVTSKCSNNNVNLVNKGPAGRVAPATSGANLNQNRTLTVSSNATSVGTGPVASSTSVEGGQFDDSLPDEMLLSLVDMDDSWDQF, encoded by the coding sequence atgacaacaaaaGAACCAATATCCCAAAGCCAAAGAGTGTTTGTTCCTCACAAATCCAATGCTAAACCTAGTTTTCAAACCTTTAGCAAGCAAAGTACAGCTACTACTACAGCAAGTGGAACTTCACAGTATTTACCACAGAGCTCTTCGTCACAAACGACCCTGGCAAAATCATCGGATTATTCTTTGAGATCTGGACATAAAACACCAGCTGTTATATCTAAGCCTCAAAACACACACCCACCTGTGAAAATTTCATCATCAACAACTAGCAGTGCAATTTCAGCAGGTGTTTCTACCATGAGTGCTTTGTCAAAGAGCACCTCTTCTGCTAGCATTAACAGAACTAGCCCACCTAGTGTCACCAGGGTTGTGTACAGTACAAATCCCGCTATCAATCCATCTGCTTCTAATAAGCCTATTCCATCCAGTAACAAATTTGTACCGTTCAAGTCGGAAACAAAACCATCTGTTGCCAATAGCAGTACTGTGAATGTTGCACCAATAAACTCATTACACACTTCATCGCATAGCACTACTGGAGCCAAAAGCAGTACCGTTAACGTTACACCGATAAACTCAATAAATACTTCATCGCAAATTGCTACGAATCCTGCTATCAATCCATCTGCGTCTAATACGTCTATTCCATCCAGTAACAAATTTGTACCATTCAAGTCAGAAACAAAACCATCTGGTGCAAATAACAGTACTGCGAACGTTGTACCAAGAAACTCATTAAACACTTCATCACAAAGAACTACTGGAGCCAATTGCAGTACTGCTAATGTTGCTCCGATTAGCTCACTAAATGCTTCGTCGCAAATCGCTACAAATCCTGCTATCGATCAATCTGCTTCTAATAAGTCTACTTCATCCAGTAACAAATTTGTACCTTTCAGGTCAGCAATAAAACCATCTGGTGCCAATAGTACTAAGAATGTTGCACCAATAAGCTCAATACTTACTTCATCGCAAAGTACTACTGGAGCCAATAGCAGTACTGTGAACATTGCACCAATGAACTCATCGCAAAGCACTATAAATCATTCAAAAAGCGAGAACTCAAATAGACCCAGTGCAAGTAAAGCTTATGTGCCATATCAGAAGTGTGATGCTCCAAAAACGCAGTGCAACAGTACTCAACAGGGTGCATCGGGGCACCAAGGAATTACCAGTCAAAAGTCAAAATCTTTTGTACCATTTGGGAAGCAGAATACATCTCTTGCTTCTGTTCATGGTGGTAGATCACAGACATCAGGACAACTGAATTCAAGTAAAGTTTATGTGCCATTCAAGAAGGTACCTCACACTCTGCCTAGCACAACTCAAGCTTCATGCTATAAACCACCTCCAGCATTGCATTCTGCAAGCAAAAGTtcacaaaacattaaaaaatgtagCAAACCTGGACAAGGGATAACTCAAATTGCACCCATCTCTTCTGGTCAAGTTTCAACCAGCACTGCTGCTTCAGTATCTTTTACTACTCAGTCCAAGACTTGTCCTTCAAAACCTGCATTTACCAGCAGTACTTCAAGCAAGCCTAGTGAAAATGGGAAAGGAAAAAGTTTTGTACCATTTAAAAAGCCACAGAATGTATCTGGACTTGGAAGTAAACCTAACACAAGTTCCAGCTTGTATAAACCAGCAATTCCGAGTTCACAGAAACCGCAGTCATTCACTAAGCACTCAAACCAATTCAAACCGTCCATGCCTAGGTCACATGCAATATCAAACACATCAATGAGTACAACTCCATCAACTGCAGCATCAACAGGAACAAATTCATCCACATCACATTCTGTTTCAAATGTGAATCCTGTGACATCAAAGTGCTCAAACAATAATGTCAACTTAGTCAACAAAGGACCAGCTGGGAGAGTTGCTCCAGCAACATCTGGAGCTAATCTGAATCAGAACAGGACCTTGACTGTTTCATCAAATGCTACTTCTGTTGGAACTGGACCTGTTGCATCTTCCACATCAGTTGAAGGAGGTCAATTTGATGATAGTCTTCCTGATGAGATGCTTCTGAGTCTGGTTGATATGGACGACTCTTGGGATCAATTCTAA
- the LOC140153226 gene encoding uncharacterized protein has translation MGKRRHQSSSVEEVSPVVTRRTSTRLTRSKKLKSTVKSSSPVLGKATVSIRQHQEVGNTRQQEAGPSAVKSSNRRSRLRLSNAHRLLDQDCITPVRPRHGRSHHLQLNSPHSESEPEIIWDDKSPNAVQLRRLGKGGKRNAIEDISDIINCVPEVTVDVNTKPSLLSLWMTRDSPSPKPAGKSTQGSNRVSKKSGGKKKARKSRLSALTHELEKVLNAIEPDEDVVEEDEESEEVVSSPEKLPLSKTAVTVSTKTDTVTARSTSPTLYTQTKPTQKIISPRRTPLPSVGHSPNTNADQQPKPNSVEKSEEKQPCKESKSTGSEESPPGSQTKWEAIGNESAEDLWGDDDLFEDDGLLMEAIEVEIASSQMVQSTPVRKSQEKTKSKRC, from the exons ATGGGTAAAAGACGACACCAATCGAGTTCTGTTGAGGAAGTAAGCCCAGTAGTCACCAGGCGTACATCAACCAGACTTACTCGCTCCAAGAAGCTGAAATCCACTGTCAAATCCTCTTCACCTGTCTTGGGGAAGGCAACGGTCAGTATCAGACAACATCAGGAAGTAGGCAATACCAGACAACAGGAAGCCGGTCCCAGTGCAGTAAAGAGTAGCAACAGACGGTCACGACTGCGATTGTCTAATGCTCATAGACTATTGG ATCAAGACTGTATAACTCCTGTGAGACCAAGACACGGCAGGAGCCATCATCTACAACTGAACTCTCCACACAGCGAATCTGAACCAGAGATTATCTGGGATGATAAGTCTCCTAATGCTGTACAACTCAGAAGATTAG GTAAAGGAGGCAAAAGAAATGCAATAGAAGACATCTCAGATATCATCAATTGTGTGCCAGAAGTAACTGTT GATGTCAACACAAAACCATCATTGCTTAGTCTGTGGATGACTAGAGACAGCCCAAGTCCAAAGCCTGCAGGCAAATCAACACAAGGATCCAATAG GGTTTCCAAGAAAAGCGGCGGCAAAAAGAAAGCCAGGAAAAGTCGTCTTTCAGCATTGACTCATGAACTGGAGAAGGTCTTGAATGCTATAGAACCCGATGAGGATGTGGTAGAGGAGGATGAAGAGTCTGAGGAAGTAGTGTCATCCCCTGAGAAGCTTCCACT CTCCAAAACTGCAGTAACAGTAAGCACTAAAACAGATACAGTGACAGCAAGAAGTACATCACCAACCCTCTACACCCAAACCAAACCAACACAGAAAATCATATCACCAAGACGAACACCACTTCCATCTGTTGGTCACAGTCCAAACACCAATGCCGACCAACAACCTAAACCTAACAGTGTAGAGAAATCTGAAGAGAAACAGCCATGTAAAGAAAGTAAAAGCACTGGGTCTGAAGAAAGTCCTCCAGGAAGCCAAACCAAATGGGAGGCTATTGGCAATGAATCTGCTGAAGACCTGTGGGGTGATGATGACCTGTTTGAAGACGACGGTCTCCTGATGGAGGCAATTGAAGTTGAAATTGCTAGTTCTCAGATGGTACAGTCAACTCCAGTACGCAAAAGTCAAGAAAAGACAAAGTCTAAAAGGTGCTAA